Proteins encoded together in one Juglans regia cultivar Chandler chromosome 9, Walnut 2.0, whole genome shotgun sequence window:
- the LOC108984668 gene encoding 21 kDa protein-like — protein sequence MVRLGLSVLVLSFVLYVAGTAESAAVARHSSPTNFIKASCRATRYPALCVQCLSGYASAIRKNERRLAQTALSVSLTRVRSAAAFVGKMTKVRGIKSREYEAVKDCIENMGDGVDRLSQSVQELGHMGRAVGQDFVWHMSNVQTWVSAALTDENTCLDGFSGRVMDGSVKTAIQRRVTHVAQVTSNALALVNRFASRHQAATTVEKP from the coding sequence ATGGTAAGACTTGGCCTCTCTGTACTGGTTCTCTCCTTCGTTCTTTACGTGGCTGGCACGGCGGAATCCGCGGCCGTTGCCAGACATTCCAGCCCTACAAATTTCATCAAGGCCTCCTGCAGGGCAACTCGCTATCCTGCACTTTGCGTTCAATGCCTTTCAGGTTATGCAAGTGCAATCAGAAAAAATGAGCGACGATTAGCTCAAACCGCCTTGTCGGTGAGCTTAACCAGGGTGCGGTCGGCTGCAGCGTTTGTGGGCAAGATGACTAAGGTTAGGGGGATCAAGTCCAGAGAGTATGAGGCTGTGAAAGACTGCATAGAGAACATGGGTGATGGCGTCGACCGTCTTAGCCAGTCGGTTCAGGAGCTTGGCCATATGGGTCGAGCCGTGGGTCAGGACTTCGTGTGGCACATGAGCAACGTCCAGACCTGGGTTAGTGCTGCCCTCACCGACGAGAACACTTGTCTTGATGGGTTTTCTGGCCGTGTCATGGATGGAAGTGTCAAGACTGCTATACAGAGAAGGGTCACCCATGTAGCGCAGGTTACTAGTAACGCACTCGCACTGGTAAATCGTTTTGCTTCAAGACACCAAGCTGCTACAACCGTAGAAAAGCCTTAA